One window from the genome of Paraclostridium sordellii encodes:
- a CDS encoding zinc ribbon domain-containing protein, with amino-acid sequence MNSIVNIINKNREKIEEVKEISKLKKIIEKAEDEKIKIFLNSGIKIYEMIRRNEVENKKIIDLFDHITDWDEIIYEANLNINDISQKENETCECGNILIKGSNFCCNCGKKVDEEITLKCDYCLNYIDENDVFCGCCGRKIK; translated from the coding sequence ATGAATAGTATAGTGAATATTATAAATAAAAATAGAGAAAAGATAGAAGAAGTGAAAGAAATATCTAAGTTAAAGAAGATAATAGAAAAAGCTGAAGATGAAAAAATTAAGATTTTTTTAAATTCAGGAATCAAAATATATGAAATGATTAGACGAAACGAGGTAGAAAATAAAAAAATTATTGATTTATTTGATCATATAACTGATTGGGATGAAATAATATATGAAGCTAATTTAAATATTAATGATATCAGTCAAAAAGAGAATGAAACTTGTGAATGTGGAAATATATTAATTAAAGGAAGTAATTTTTGCTGTAATTGTGGAAAGAAAGTAGATGAAGAAATTACTTTAAAATGTGACTATTGCCTAAACTACATAGATGAAAATGATGTTTTTTGTGGGTGTTGTGGAAGAAAAATAAAATAA
- a CDS encoding Nif3-like dinuclear metal center hexameric protein, with the protein MKLKSLIKQIEKKYPLNLAYDWDNVGLLVGDYENEVKKIMVVLEANEEVVNEAIEKEIDLIITHHPFIFSKMKKVTTQDLKGKLIHKLIKNNISIYSMHTNFDIAFDGLNDYFVDLLNLKDAKILEKTNSEVLYKLAVYVPKTHLDKVRSALGNADAGHLGNYKECSFSIEGEGRFKPCEGANPYIGEEGALESVNEVKIETIVPQKILGRVINAMIKSHPYEEVAYDLYKLENKGEAVGLGRYGKLEEKMTFKDLGMILKEKLDIKHLRVVGNLEDEISKVAIVTGSGADMVKKAFKSGCDVLITGDMKYHDAQDTLDMGMKVIDCGHFDTEKVFADIMFKYLDENFDMDIIKSDVNLNPFDII; encoded by the coding sequence ATGAAACTTAAAAGTTTAATTAAACAAATAGAAAAAAAGTATCCTTTAAACTTAGCTTATGATTGGGATAATGTAGGACTTTTAGTTGGAGACTATGAAAACGAAGTAAAGAAGATTATGGTAGTTCTTGAAGCAAATGAAGAAGTTGTTAATGAAGCTATAGAAAAAGAAATAGACTTAATCATAACTCATCATCCGTTTATTTTTTCAAAAATGAAAAAAGTGACGACTCAAGATTTAAAAGGAAAACTTATACATAAACTTATAAAAAATAACATATCAATATACTCTATGCACACAAATTTTGATATTGCATTTGATGGATTAAATGATTATTTTGTTGATTTATTAAATTTAAAAGATGCGAAGATACTTGAAAAGACTAATAGTGAGGTTTTATATAAATTAGCAGTTTATGTTCCTAAAACTCATTTAGATAAGGTAAGATCAGCCTTAGGAAATGCCGATGCAGGTCATTTAGGAAATTACAAGGAATGTTCTTTTAGTATAGAAGGTGAAGGAAGATTTAAGCCATGTGAAGGAGCTAACCCTTATATAGGGGAAGAAGGTGCATTAGAGAGTGTAAATGAAGTTAAAATTGAAACTATAGTTCCTCAAAAAATTTTAGGAAGAGTAATCAATGCTATGATTAAATCTCATCCTTATGAAGAAGTTGCATATGATCTGTATAAGTTAGAAAATAAAGGTGAAGCTGTAGGGCTTGGAAGGTATGGAAAGCTAGAGGAAAAAATGACTTTCAAAGATTTAGGTATGATTCTTAAAGAAAAACTAGATATAAAGCATTTAAGAGTAGTTGGAAATTTAGAAGATGAAATATCTAAAGTTGCAATAGTTACTGGATCAGGAGCCGATATGGTAAAAAAAGCTTTTAAATCTGGATGTGATGTATTAATAACCGGAGATATGAAATATCATGATGCACAAGATACTTTAGATATGGGTATGAAAGTAATTGATTGTGGACACTTTGATACTGAAAAAGTATTTGCAGATATAATGTTTAAATATTTAGATGAAAATTTTGATATGGATATTATAAAAAGTGATGTAAATTTAAATCCTTTTGATATAATATAG
- a CDS encoding fructose-bisphosphatase class III — MSLEVSEKLCRDNIRYLNLLSKQYPTISQAANEIINLESILNLPKGTEHFLSDIHGESEPFVHVLRNGSGVVKRKIEELFGDSIMESEKKTLATLVYYPEQKLEIVLKEEENIDDWYKVTLHRIVELCRYASTKYTKDKVRKYLPKDFAYIIEELLNTDCNIDHKKKYYQQIINTIIDTDRSKEFITAISKLIQRLVIDRLHIIGDIYDRGPRPDIIIDTLMDYHSVDIQWGNHDILWMGAAAGQKVCIANALRISARYANLDIVEDIYGINILPLATFALNIYKDDPCEAFLPKISEGEYNKSEISLIAKMHKAISIIQFKLEHEIIKRRPEFNMNHRCLLEKINYERGIITLKGKEYKLKDTNFPTIDPKNPYKLTKEEEVVIDKLKSSFINSEKLQKHTSFLFSKGSIYLNFNSNLLFHGCIPLNEDGSFKKFTIEGIEYKGKELMDKFDSLAREGYFYREGNSQKEYGMDIMWYLWTGEASPLFGKDDMATFERYFIKEKETHKENKNAYFKLRDTENMCNMIFEEFGLDKKESHIINGHVPVECKKGESPMKANGKLIAIDGGFSRAYQQKTGIAGYTLIYNSYSLQLVSHQHFTTTEQVIYEESDILSTTSIVERNLNRKYIRDTDIGKDICESIKDLKLLLLAYRKGLIKES, encoded by the coding sequence ATGAGCTTAGAAGTGTCAGAAAAGCTATGCAGAGATAATATAAGATATTTAAATTTGCTTTCTAAACAATATCCTACAATATCTCAAGCCGCAAATGAAATAATAAATTTAGAATCAATTTTAAATTTACCTAAAGGAACAGAACATTTTTTATCTGATATACATGGAGAAAGTGAGCCTTTTGTCCATGTATTAAGAAATGGATCTGGAGTAGTTAAGAGAAAGATAGAAGAACTATTTGGTGATTCTATAATGGAAAGTGAAAAGAAAACTTTAGCAACTTTAGTTTATTATCCTGAACAAAAACTAGAAATAGTTTTAAAAGAAGAAGAAAATATAGATGATTGGTATAAAGTTACTCTTCATAGAATTGTTGAATTGTGTAGATATGCATCAACAAAATATACAAAAGATAAAGTTAGAAAATATCTGCCAAAAGATTTTGCATATATAATTGAAGAACTTTTAAATACAGATTGTAATATAGATCATAAGAAAAAATATTATCAGCAAATTATAAATACTATAATTGATACGGATAGATCAAAAGAGTTTATAACAGCTATATCTAAGCTAATTCAAAGGTTAGTAATAGATAGATTACATATTATTGGAGATATATATGATAGAGGGCCAAGACCGGATATAATTATAGATACTTTAATGGATTATCATAGTGTTGATATACAATGGGGTAACCATGATATATTATGGATGGGAGCAGCTGCAGGGCAAAAGGTATGTATTGCTAATGCACTAAGAATTTCAGCTAGATATGCAAATCTAGATATTGTTGAAGATATATATGGAATAAATATTCTTCCTCTAGCAACTTTTGCATTAAATATTTATAAAGATGATCCTTGTGAGGCTTTTTTACCTAAAATATCTGAGGGTGAATATAATAAAAGTGAAATTTCATTAATAGCTAAAATGCACAAAGCTATATCTATAATACAATTTAAATTAGAACATGAAATTATAAAAAGAAGACCTGAATTTAATATGAACCATAGATGTTTATTAGAAAAAATAAACTATGAACGTGGAATTATAACTTTAAAAGGAAAAGAATATAAGCTTAAAGATACTAATTTTCCTACAATAGATCCAAAAAATCCTTATAAATTAACTAAAGAGGAAGAAGTAGTTATAGATAAATTGAAGTCATCATTTATTAATAGTGAAAAACTTCAAAAGCATACTTCGTTTTTATTCTCAAAAGGAAGTATATATTTAAACTTTAACTCTAATCTTTTATTTCATGGATGTATACCACTAAATGAAGATGGAAGTTTTAAAAAATTTACAATAGAAGGAATTGAATATAAAGGAAAAGAATTAATGGATAAATTTGATTCTTTAGCTAGAGAAGGGTATTTCTATAGAGAAGGAAACTCACAAAAAGAATATGGAATGGATATTATGTGGTACTTATGGACAGGAGAAGCATCACCTTTATTTGGAAAAGATGATATGGCAACTTTTGAAAGATATTTTATAAAAGAAAAAGAAACCCATAAAGAAAATAAAAATGCATATTTTAAATTAAGAGATACTGAAAATATGTGCAATATGATATTTGAAGAGTTTGGTCTGGATAAAAAAGAATCGCATATAATAAATGGACATGTACCTGTTGAATGTAAAAAAGGAGAAAGTCCTATGAAAGCTAATGGGAAATTAATAGCTATCGATGGAGGATTTTCAAGAGCTTATCAACAAAAGACTGGTATAGCTGGATACACACTTATATATAACTCTTATAGTCTTCAATTGGTATCACATCAGCATTTTACAACTACAGAACAAGTAATATATGAGGAAAGTGATATTTTGTCAACTACATCTATAGTAGAGAGAAATCTAAATCGAAAATATATAAGAGATACTGATATTGGAAAAGATATTTGTGAAAGTATAAAAGATTTAAAATTACTACTTTTAGCATATAGAAAAGGGCTTATAAAAGAGTCT
- the rpoD gene encoding RNA polymerase sigma factor RpoD: METKTPKKESKRVTAKSLIEKGKKQGSLTLMEIMEAFSETELDKDQVENLYETLGNLGIEVIQKKEEKADADIEFSVEDVDMSSLDIDDSIDEESSKEENTMEIEQIDLTLPKGISIDDPVRMYLKEIGKIPLLKPHEEAELARRMHEGDEIAKQRLVEANLRLVVSIAKRYVGRGMLFLDLIQEGNLGLIKAVEKFDYTKGFKFSTYATWWIRQAITRAIADQARTIRIPVHMVETINKLIRVSRQLLQELGRDPKPEEIAKEMDMTEDKVREIMKIAQDPVSLETPIGEEEDSHLGDFIPDDDAPAPAEAAAYSLLKEQIEEVLGSLNEREQKVLKLRFGLEDGRARTLEEVGKEFDVTRERIRQIEAKALRKLRHPSRSKKLRDYLD; the protein is encoded by the coding sequence ATGGAAACTAAAACACCAAAAAAAGAATCAAAGAGAGTAACCGCTAAATCTCTTATAGAAAAAGGTAAAAAGCAAGGAAGTCTTACATTAATGGAGATAATGGAAGCTTTTTCTGAAACAGAACTTGATAAAGATCAGGTTGAGAATTTATATGAAACATTAGGAAATTTAGGAATAGAAGTAATACAAAAGAAAGAAGAAAAGGCTGATGCAGATATAGAATTTAGTGTAGAAGACGTAGATATGTCTAGTCTAGATATAGATGACAGTATTGATGAAGAAAGTTCTAAAGAAGAAAATACCATGGAAATAGAACAAATTGATTTAACTCTACCTAAAGGAATCAGCATAGATGACCCTGTTAGAATGTATCTTAAGGAAATTGGTAAAATACCTTTACTTAAACCTCATGAGGAAGCGGAACTTGCAAGAAGAATGCATGAAGGTGATGAAATTGCTAAACAAAGACTAGTAGAAGCAAACTTAAGATTAGTTGTAAGTATAGCTAAGAGATATGTAGGAAGAGGTATGTTATTCCTAGATTTAATCCAAGAAGGTAACTTAGGTCTTATAAAAGCTGTTGAAAAATTCGACTACACAAAAGGATTTAAGTTCAGTACTTATGCTACATGGTGGATAAGACAAGCTATAACTCGTGCTATAGCAGATCAAGCAAGAACAATAAGAATACCAGTTCATATGGTTGAAACTATAAATAAATTAATAAGAGTTTCAAGACAATTGCTACAGGAGTTAGGTAGAGATCCAAAGCCTGAGGAAATTGCAAAAGAAATGGATATGACAGAAGATAAAGTTAGAGAAATTATGAAAATTGCTCAAGACCCAGTTTCATTAGAAACTCCTATAGGAGAAGAAGAAGATAGTCACTTAGGAGACTTTATACCAGATGATGATGCTCCAGCACCAGCTGAAGCAGCAGCTTATTCTTTATTAAAAGAACAAATTGAAGAAGTTTTAGGATCTTTAAATGAGAGAGAACAAAAAGTTTTAAAACTAAGATTTGGACTTGAAGATGGTCGTGCAAGAACTCTTGAAGAAGTTGGAAAAGAATTTGATGTAACAAGAGAAAGAATAAGACAAATAGAAGCTAAAGCTTTAAGAAAACTAAGACATCCAAGTAGATCTAAAAAACTTAGAGATTACTTAGATTAA
- the murJ gene encoding murein biosynthesis integral membrane protein MurJ, with amino-acid sequence MSNAKKSAVVLMIITFISKITGFLRDIILAQHFGASIVTDAYITALNIPVVLFTGISASLGTTYIPMYFKIKEEQGQEGVNKFTSNVLNIVLILSFIIIVLGTLFTPYIVKVFAMGFKGEELRITTEFSKILMPSIMFIAANGLVSSYLLANGRFYISGIVSIPFNIICILAIIIGSFTNSYTMVWITLFAYMAQLIFQIPFLKKTGYKHNLKVDMKDNNVRNIIYLIIPVFLGSYVDQINNVINRTLASTLDTGSITALNYANKLNVFAIGILVISISTIMYPILSKFASQNNMKAFKGSLIRCINLVIIIMLPIMVGMMVFATPIVSLLFEGGSFSSRDTFLTSTALLFYALGMVSFGIRDMLSRGFYSLQDTKTPVKNAVAAVFVDIVFSIILVKIMGIGGLALSTSISVTFGAILLMVALRKKIGRLGIKSSVITFLKAITASLIMGFTVNKLYTFIIIIGDSFIDEKKHLIFLGLTIATTIGALIYLILSVIFNIKEVKAVLKQLKSRILILLKK; translated from the coding sequence ATGTCAAATGCTAAGAAGTCAGCAGTTGTTTTAATGATTATAACGTTTATATCTAAAATAACTGGTTTTTTAAGAGACATAATATTAGCTCAACATTTTGGTGCAAGTATTGTAACAGATGCCTATATAACAGCTTTAAATATACCAGTAGTATTATTCACCGGAATAAGTGCATCACTTGGGACTACATATATACCTATGTACTTTAAAATTAAAGAAGAGCAAGGTCAAGAAGGAGTTAATAAGTTTACGAGTAATGTTTTAAATATAGTTCTCATACTAAGTTTTATAATTATAGTTTTAGGGACTCTGTTTACTCCATATATTGTCAAAGTATTTGCAATGGGATTTAAAGGTGAAGAATTAAGAATTACAACTGAGTTTTCAAAAATTCTTATGCCATCTATAATGTTTATTGCAGCTAATGGATTAGTTTCATCTTATTTATTAGCAAATGGAAGGTTTTATATATCAGGAATTGTATCTATACCATTTAATATAATATGCATATTAGCTATAATTATTGGAAGCTTTACTAATTCTTACACTATGGTATGGATAACATTATTTGCATATATGGCTCAATTGATCTTTCAGATACCTTTTCTAAAAAAAACTGGATATAAACACAATTTAAAAGTAGATATGAAAGATAATAATGTAAGAAATATAATTTATTTAATTATACCTGTGTTTTTAGGTTCATATGTAGATCAAATAAATAATGTTATAAATAGAACTTTAGCATCTACACTAGATACAGGTAGTATAACGGCACTTAATTATGCAAATAAATTAAATGTATTTGCTATAGGAATTTTAGTTATATCCATATCTACTATAATGTATCCTATACTTTCTAAATTTGCTAGTCAAAATAATATGAAAGCTTTTAAAGGAAGTTTAATACGATGTATAAATCTAGTTATAATTATAATGTTACCGATTATGGTTGGTATGATGGTATTTGCAACACCTATTGTAAGCCTATTATTTGAGGGTGGATCCTTTAGCAGTAGAGATACTTTCTTAACATCAACAGCACTTTTGTTTTATGCTTTAGGAATGGTATCTTTTGGTATAAGAGACATGCTATCTAGAGGATTTTATTCTTTACAAGATACTAAAACACCAGTTAAAAATGCTGTAGCAGCTGTATTTGTTGATATAGTTTTTTCTATAATTTTAGTGAAGATAATGGGAATAGGTGGACTAGCATTATCTACATCTATATCTGTTACATTTGGAGCAATACTACTTATGGTTGCTCTAAGAAAAAAGATAGGAAGATTAGGAATAAAAAGTAGTGTTATAACTTTTTTAAAGGCTATAACTGCATCTTTGATAATGGGATTTACAGTTAATAAGCTATATACATTTATTATAATAATAGGAGATAGTTTTATAGATGAAAAAAAACACTTAATATTTTTAGGATTAACTATAGCTACAACAATAGGTGCATTAATTTATTTGATTTTAAGCGTGATTTTCAATATAAAAGAAGTTAAAGCTGTATTAAAACAATTAAAATCGAGAATATTGATTTTACTAAAAAAGTAA
- the dnaG gene encoding DNA primase has translation MIDIKDTIEEIKSRSDIVKVISDYIKVQQSGSNYKGLCPFHGEKTPSFYINTSKQIYKCFGCGEGGDVINFIMKIENLEFMDAVKLLAKDCGIEINTNMDEQSKIRMEKIKKFQDINTEAARYYFSNLIKDKNYGYEYLRKRGLDDKIIKKFGLGYAPKAWTNLMDYLISKGYDKNTLVECGLVTYKENGNKYYDRFINRVIFPIFDYRGNVIGFGGRVLDDALPKYLNSPDTLAFNKKYNLYGLNFARKNISNRTMILVEGYMDLISLYQYGIRNVCATLGTALTLEQGKLLKRYVDNVVISYDSDEAGVKATLRAIDILTSANINVKVLNLKDVKDPDEFIRKYGLVEYQQAIENAVHYIKYKIVQCKKNYDLTKDEDRLKFTKESTKIIKTLKSAVDIDYYIKFLSLESKISEDSLKKEVYGNNYKPRYNEKFKNQKYVKRDENAYKKPSIINNGNEFIEKTLIRIILENKDLRTWINLKFDENDFILKENKEILKFIIKNEDLDKITIDKLKSLNLSEEYLENLYSIKIENINLNDNKSIEEVIKKVKRNKLQYDIDNLLKMQKELETNKSNDNSNAKEVDVQVMEIAIKIVELRRLLQQI, from the coding sequence ATGATTGATATAAAAGATACGATAGAAGAAATCAAATCTAGGTCTGATATAGTAAAGGTTATATCAGATTACATCAAAGTACAGCAGTCAGGATCTAACTATAAAGGTTTATGCCCATTTCATGGAGAAAAAACTCCTTCATTTTATATAAACACTTCAAAACAAATTTATAAATGCTTTGGGTGTGGAGAAGGTGGAGATGTTATCAACTTCATTATGAAAATTGAAAATCTTGAATTTATGGATGCAGTCAAATTATTAGCAAAAGATTGTGGAATTGAAATAAACACAAATATGGACGAGCAATCTAAAATTAGGATGGAAAAAATAAAGAAATTCCAAGATATAAATACAGAAGCTGCTAGATATTATTTTTCAAATCTAATTAAAGATAAGAATTATGGGTATGAATATTTAAGAAAAAGAGGTCTTGATGATAAGATAATTAAAAAGTTTGGATTAGGATATGCACCTAAAGCATGGACTAATCTTATGGATTATTTAATAAGCAAGGGCTATGATAAAAATACCCTTGTTGAATGTGGTCTTGTTACATATAAAGAAAATGGAAATAAGTATTATGATAGATTCATCAATAGGGTGATTTTTCCTATATTTGATTATAGAGGAAATGTAATAGGTTTTGGTGGAAGAGTTTTAGATGATGCGCTTCCTAAATATTTAAATTCACCAGATACATTAGCATTTAACAAGAAATATAATTTATATGGGCTTAACTTTGCTAGAAAAAATATATCAAATAGAACAATGATCCTCGTTGAAGGATATATGGATTTAATTTCGCTATATCAATACGGTATAAGAAATGTTTGTGCTACACTTGGAACAGCCCTTACTTTAGAACAAGGGAAATTATTAAAAAGATATGTAGATAATGTAGTAATTTCTTATGATTCAGATGAAGCAGGAGTTAAAGCAACTTTAAGAGCTATAGATATATTAACTAGCGCAAATATAAATGTTAAAGTTTTGAATTTAAAAGATGTAAAGGACCCAGATGAATTTATTAGAAAATATGGTTTAGTTGAATATCAACAAGCTATAGAAAATGCAGTTCATTATATAAAATACAAAATAGTTCAATGTAAAAAAAATTATGACTTAACAAAAGATGAAGACAGACTAAAGTTTACAAAAGAAAGTACAAAAATAATAAAAACTTTAAAAAGTGCTGTAGATATAGATTACTATATTAAATTTTTAAGCTTAGAAAGTAAAATTAGTGAAGATTCATTGAAAAAAGAAGTTTACGGAAATAACTATAAACCAAGATATAATGAAAAATTTAAAAATCAAAAATATGTAAAAAGAGACGAAAATGCTTATAAAAAACCTTCCATAATAAATAATGGAAACGAGTTTATAGAAAAAACTCTAATAAGAATAATTTTAGAAAATAAAGATTTAAGAACTTGGATAAATTTAAAGTTTGATGAAAATGACTTTATTTTAAAAGAAAATAAAGAAATTTTAAAATTTATAATTAAAAATGAAGATTTGGATAAAATAACTATTGACAAATTGAAAAGTTTAAACTTATCCGAAGAATATCTTGAAAATTTATATTCTATTAAAATTGAAAATATAAATTTAAATGATAATAAAAGTATAGAAGAAGTAATAAAGAAGGTAAAACGAAATAAACTTCAATATGATATAGATAATTTATTGAAGATGCAAAAAGAATTAGAAACAAATAAATCTAATGATAATTCAAATGCGAAAGAGGTAGATGTACAAGTTATGGAAATTGCTATAAAAATAGTTGAATTAAGAAGATTATTACAACAAATATAA
- a CDS encoding tRNA (adenine(22)-N(1))-methyltransferase produces the protein MKLTDRLLKIASLVGENKKIADIGTDHGYIPVYLLNNNKINYAILADVNKGPLENARKEVKHNKLENKVDLRLGSGLEVLKINEVDEIIIAGMGGILISELLNVKKDVSQSAEKLILQPMQAQSELRKYLYNNGYEIINEVLVKEDFRIYEIIETKYTGKNTEVTDDIYYEVGKKLIENKDDLLEEFLDKKINAYKGLLDKLDGKIGEGVERKRIETMEKIDKLKGLI, from the coding sequence TTGAAGTTAACAGATAGATTATTAAAGATAGCGAGTCTTGTAGGAGAAAATAAAAAAATAGCTGATATAGGAACTGATCACGGGTATATACCAGTTTATTTATTAAATAATAATAAGATAAATTATGCAATACTAGCAGATGTAAACAAAGGGCCATTAGAAAATGCTAGAAAAGAAGTTAAGCATAATAAATTAGAAAATAAAGTTGATTTAAGATTAGGTTCAGGTCTTGAAGTATTAAAAATAAATGAGGTAGATGAAATAATAATAGCTGGTATGGGTGGTATATTAATAAGCGAATTATTAAATGTAAAAAAAGATGTTTCACAAAGTGCTGAAAAGCTTATTTTACAACCTATGCAAGCTCAAAGTGAGTTAAGGAAATATTTATACAATAATGGGTACGAAATAATAAATGAAGTTTTAGTTAAAGAAGATTTTAGAATATATGAGATAATTGAAACTAAATATACTGGTAAAAACACAGAAGTTACAGATGATATATACTATGAAGTGGGGAAAAAGCTTATTGAGAATAAAGATGACTTATTGGAAGAGTTTTTAGATAAGAAAATAAATGCATACAAAGGATTATTAGATAAGTTAGATGGAAAAATTGGAGAAGGAGTAGAAAGAAAAAGAATAGAAACTATGGAAAAAATAGACAAACTTAAGGGGTTGATATAA